A genomic region of Pseudoxanthomonas suwonensis contains the following coding sequences:
- a CDS encoding class II fumarate hydratase — translation MGELQVPIDALWGAQTQRAVQNFPVSGRPLPRGFIRALGLVKAAAAEVNAGLGLLPKNLAGAIRAAALEVATGAHDAQFPVDIYQTGSGTSSNMNANEVIAALAQRSGKAGKAKVHPNDHVNLGQSSNDVIPTAIRVSAQLAVVEDLLPALKHLRRTIERRGRELRKVVKTGRTHLMDAMPLTFEQEFGAWASQLRSAEGRLEDSLKRLRRLPLGGTAIGSGINADPRFGARAAKAISALAGTRFESAEDKFEGLAAQDDAVELSGQLNALAVALIKIANDLRWMNAGPLAGLGEIELPALQPGSSIMPGKVNPVIPEATVMAAAQVIGHHTAITVAGQTGNFQLNVTLPLIAANLLDSIQLLANVSRLLADSAIAGLKVRGERVREALDRNPILVTALNPVIGYEQGAAIAKQAYKECRPVLEVAMEVTGLPEKTLRPLLDPAVLANGGIHGKPGGGGG, via the coding sequence ATGGGCGAGCTGCAGGTGCCGATCGACGCCTTGTGGGGCGCGCAGACCCAGCGCGCGGTGCAGAACTTCCCGGTGTCCGGCCGGCCGCTGCCGCGCGGCTTCATCCGCGCGCTGGGCCTGGTCAAGGCCGCCGCGGCCGAGGTCAACGCCGGCCTGGGCCTGCTGCCGAAGAACCTGGCCGGCGCGATCCGCGCCGCCGCGCTGGAGGTCGCCACCGGCGCGCACGACGCGCAGTTCCCGGTCGACATCTACCAGACCGGCTCGGGCACCTCCTCGAACATGAATGCCAACGAAGTGATCGCCGCGCTGGCGCAGCGCAGCGGCAAGGCGGGCAAGGCCAAGGTCCACCCCAACGACCACGTCAACCTGGGACAGAGCTCCAACGACGTGATCCCGACCGCGATCCGGGTCTCGGCGCAACTGGCCGTGGTCGAGGACCTGCTGCCGGCGCTCAAGCACCTGCGCCGGACCATCGAGCGCCGCGGCCGTGAACTGCGCAAGGTGGTCAAGACCGGCCGCACCCACCTGATGGACGCGATGCCGCTGACTTTCGAGCAGGAGTTCGGCGCCTGGGCCTCGCAGCTGCGCTCGGCCGAGGGGCGCCTGGAGGACAGCCTCAAGCGCCTGCGCCGGCTGCCGCTGGGCGGCACCGCGATCGGCAGCGGGATCAACGCCGATCCGCGCTTCGGCGCCAGGGCGGCCAAGGCGATCTCGGCGCTGGCCGGGACCCGGTTCGAGAGCGCCGAGGACAAGTTCGAGGGCCTGGCCGCGCAGGACGACGCGGTCGAGCTGTCCGGCCAGCTCAACGCGCTGGCGGTGGCGCTGATCAAGATCGCCAACGACCTGCGCTGGATGAACGCAGGGCCGCTGGCCGGGCTGGGCGAGATCGAGCTGCCGGCGCTGCAGCCGGGCAGCTCGATCATGCCGGGCAAGGTCAACCCGGTGATCCCCGAGGCCACGGTGATGGCCGCGGCGCAGGTGATCGGCCACCACACCGCGATCACGGTGGCCGGGCAGACCGGCAACTTCCAGCTCAACGTGACCCTGCCGCTGATCGCGGCCAACCTGCTCGATTCGATCCAGTTGCTGGCCAACGTCTCGCGGCTGCTGGCCGACTCGGCCATCGCCGGGCTGAAGGTGCGCGGCGAGCGGGTCAGGGAGGCCCTGGACCGCAACCCGATCCTGGTGACCGCGCTCAATCCGGTGATCGGCTACGAACAGGGTGCGGCCATCGCCAAGCAGGCCTACAAGGAGTGCCGGCCGGTGCTGGAAGTGGCGATGGAGGTCACCGGCCTGCCGGAGAAGACGCTGCGGCCGCTGCTGGACCCGGCGGTGCTGGCCAATGGCGGGATCCATGGCAAGCCGGGCGGCGGCGGGGGCTGA
- a CDS encoding DUF4097 family beta strand repeat-containing protein has translation MRIILTGLLLLTPLAALANDNNCRHSAPRELVLDLAGVKTIRVETHQHDVHLRAAPGGQHAVRGRACASKPEWLAGLTVTQERKGDTLVVRARREAQDSLSSLFGNNYAWLDLSGSVPDDVLVQLVVGSGDGSLEGAAAASADVGSGDAKLRGIRGPVTAKVGSGDVGIDGAGSLKVLSVGSGDIKARNVGGAVEVGSIGSGDFELVGAGGDVHVGSVGSGDADLRDVSGAVRVDSVGSGDVDVRGAASLSVGSIGSGDVSHRDVRGTVDLPRKR, from the coding sequence ATGCGCATCATTTTGACCGGTCTGCTCCTGCTCACCCCGCTGGCGGCGCTGGCCAACGACAACAACTGCCGCCACTCGGCCCCGCGCGAACTCGTGCTGGACCTGGCCGGAGTGAAGACCATCCGCGTCGAGACCCACCAGCACGACGTCCACCTGCGCGCCGCCCCCGGCGGCCAGCACGCGGTCCGCGGCCGCGCCTGCGCCAGCAAGCCCGAGTGGCTGGCCGGCCTGACCGTGACCCAGGAAAGGAAGGGCGACACCCTGGTGGTGCGCGCCCGCCGTGAGGCGCAGGACAGCCTGTCCAGCCTGTTCGGCAACAACTACGCCTGGCTGGACCTGTCCGGCAGCGTGCCCGACGACGTGCTGGTGCAACTGGTGGTCGGCTCCGGCGACGGCTCGCTGGAAGGCGCGGCGGCGGCCAGCGCGGACGTGGGCTCGGGCGATGCGAAGCTGCGCGGCATCCGCGGCCCGGTCACCGCCAAGGTCGGCTCGGGCGATGTCGGGATCGACGGCGCCGGCTCGCTCAAGGTGCTGTCGGTCGGTTCGGGCGACATCAAGGCCCGCAACGTCGGTGGCGCGGTCGAGGTCGGCAGTATTGGCTCTGGCGACTTCGAACTGGTCGGCGCGGGCGGCGACGTGCACGTCGGCTCGGTCGGTTCCGGCGACGCCGACCTGCGCGACGTCTCCGGCGCGGTGCGGGTCGACTCGGTCGGCTCGGGCGACGTGGACGTGCGCGGCGCGGCCAGCCTGTCGGTCGGCTCCATCGGCAGCGGCGACGTCAGCCACCGCGACGTGCGCGGCACCGTCGACCTGCCGCGCAAGCGCTGA
- a CDS encoding GntR family transcriptional regulator, which produces MSDIQWSDGAPIYRQLKDRVIAMMLDGILKPGEALPSVRQVAAEYQLNPITVSRAYQELADEGLVEKRRGLGMFVTEEASKQLRSSERERFLKDEWPAVVERIQRLGLSLQDLLNSTGNH; this is translated from the coding sequence ATGAGTGACATCCAGTGGAGCGACGGCGCTCCGATCTACCGCCAACTGAAGGACCGCGTGATCGCCATGATGCTCGACGGAATCCTCAAGCCGGGCGAAGCCCTGCCCTCGGTCCGCCAGGTGGCCGCCGAGTACCAGCTGAACCCGATCACGGTGTCGCGCGCCTACCAGGAACTGGCCGACGAGGGCCTGGTGGAGAAGCGGCGCGGCCTGGGCATGTTCGTGACCGAGGAGGCATCCAAGCAGCTGCGCAGCAGCGAGCGCGAGCGCTTCCTCAAGGACGAATGGCCGGCGGTGGTCGAGCGCATCCAGCGCCTGGGCCTGTCCCTGCAAGACCTGCTCAACTCCACGGGGAACCACTGA
- a CDS encoding ABC transporter ATP-binding protein, giving the protein MNVADSHTGAAAAATGAVISARGLRKAYKNKVAVAGADFDIGAGRIVGLIGPNGAGKTTALKAILGLTPFEGKLTVLGKDPCTQRDELMNDVCFIADVAVLPRWMRVREAIDFVAGVHPRFDRAKCERFLANTQLHPKLRVREMSKGMIVQLHLALVMAIDARLLVLDEPTLGLDILYRKQFYQRLLEDYFDEDKTILVTTHQVEEIEHILTDVLFIRDGRIVLSSPMDEVAERYTEVLVGADALESARALKPIDERGLPFGKTVLLYDGTPRAQLAALGETRNPGLADLFVAIMKGTYA; this is encoded by the coding sequence ATGAACGTTGCCGATTCCCATACCGGCGCCGCCGCCGCGGCCACCGGCGCAGTCATCTCCGCGCGCGGCCTGCGCAAGGCCTACAAGAACAAGGTCGCCGTCGCAGGGGCCGACTTCGACATCGGCGCCGGCCGCATCGTCGGCCTGATCGGCCCCAACGGCGCCGGCAAGACCACAGCGCTGAAGGCGATCCTGGGCCTGACCCCGTTCGAGGGCAAGCTGACGGTGCTGGGCAAGGATCCCTGCACCCAGCGCGACGAGCTGATGAACGACGTGTGCTTCATCGCCGACGTGGCCGTGCTGCCGCGCTGGATGCGGGTGCGCGAGGCGATCGACTTCGTCGCCGGCGTGCACCCGCGCTTCGACCGGGCCAAGTGCGAGCGCTTCCTGGCCAACACCCAGCTGCACCCGAAGCTGCGCGTGCGCGAGATGTCCAAGGGCATGATCGTGCAGCTGCACCTGGCCCTGGTGATGGCGATCGACGCGCGCCTGCTGGTGCTGGACGAGCCGACCCTGGGCCTGGACATCCTCTACCGCAAGCAGTTCTACCAGCGCCTGCTGGAGGACTACTTCGACGAGGACAAGACCATCCTGGTCACCACCCACCAGGTCGAGGAGATCGAGCACATCCTCACCGACGTGCTGTTCATCCGCGACGGCAGGATCGTGCTGTCCTCGCCGATGGACGAGGTCGCCGAACGCTACACCGAAGTGCTGGTGGGCGCCGACGCGCTCGAGTCCGCCCGTGCCCTGAAACCCATCGACGAACGCGGCCTGCCGTTCGGCAAGACCGTGCTGCTGTATGACGGCACCCCACGGGCGCAGCTGGCCGCGCTGGGCGAGACCCGCAACCCCGGCCTCGCCGACCTGTTCGTCGCCATCATGAAGGGGACTTACGCATGA